The nucleotide window ATAATATGGATACAACTTGCCTTTACTCAGCAAAGTTGCAAAATAACCTGAAACAATAATCAAACAGCGACGTTCATAAAGTGCATCACAATACCACCTGTCATGCTTTAAGGTTTCAGCTTCTAAATTCAAGGTATTCGAGACGTTCTGGAACATTTGCCAATCGTCGTTAAAGTTTTCAGGAAGAATTCCCCAAATGGCAATGGACAACACTTGAGGTTTATCTTGGAGAATAACCAAAAGGTTTTCCTCATTTAAACCATTTATAATGGGTTGTTTTGAATATAATTCGGGATACTCTAATGGAATGCCAAATTGCTTTTCCAGCTCACCCCCCTCAGCAATATTTGACAATTTATAAAACATTTCCGTAGCATTTTTATATTACAAAGTAACCCAATTTTAAATTTTTGAAGTTGTTTGAAAAAAATTTTAAATAACGCATTCGATCTTAACATCGAATTTACCAAACAACCTGTTTAAGCCTTAAATATCAGTTCTTTTGCTCTATTTTGTTAAACAAAAATTCTTTTTCATTAACACATATGCATAATGATAGGTACATTTACTAATGATTAGTTGTTCAATATTTTTATTTAAAAATACAACAAAAAAAGCTAGTCTATTTAAAAACCGTTATGAAAAATAGTCCTATCCCCTCTGAACTTTTAAGTTTCTCTAAGGCACTAAATTCTGACATAAGAGAACAGTATGGCATTTATGATCTTAATGTTCCCGAAAAGTTAGGCCAAGGTACTGTTAGATGTGTTGCCTTTGATAAATATATCACGGCTATTGACTTAAATATTAATCTCAACAAAGAACAAAATATCCCACTGATTACCCCAAAAGAAGATGCAGTATATTTTATTTATTGCCTAGACGGAAATTGTTTTATTAATTCTGAAGCCAATGACCGTTTGCAACTCGACAAATTAAAGACTGCCGTGATAATGAATCGACAAGATTTTGAACACGCCTTGATCTTAGGTAAAGATTTTAATCTCAAACTTAATATTGTTGTTGTAGACAAAAAACATTACTTCAAGAAATTTTTGAATGGGTATTACCATTCAAATATCAAGCTTGAAAAACTATTAGAATCCTTTGATACATTAAAAAAGGATGTCCATCTGGGAGCCTACAATTTAAAAATTACAGAGCAAATCAGATTGCTGCAATTTGAAGACAGAGCTAACGATATTACCGACTTGCTATATTTAGAAGGTATATACCACCTTATTCTAGCTTATCATATTGAGCAATTTTATCAGGAAATCCAAGAAGAAGAGAAATTTTCAAAGCTTACTAATACCGAATTACAACAAATTGGTCTACTAAGCGAGTTTATAATTTCCAGACCGGAAATTCAGCACTCTATCGATAGTCTTTGCCGTAAGGCAGGTATGTCTCCAGCTAAATTACAGGATGGCTTTAAGTATTTGCACGGTAAAACTGTATTAAACTATATACGTAGTGTCCGTTTAGATAAAGCCGATCAATTGCTTAGAGATTCAGACTTAAATATTTCTGAAATTGTTTACTCCATTGGTTTTACCAGTAGAAGTTATTTTTGCAAAATATTTAAGCAAAAATACCGCTGTACCCCTAAGGCTTATAGGAAAATGGTACGGAATAAGACTTTAGAGAAAAAAGTACTTGAAGAATTATTAGATTAAAATTATTGTTACACTATTAAAAAAAGCCCGATGTAGATCCATCGGGCTTTTTACGCTATATATTAGTATTAGGAGAACTTAATTAATCTCTTAAATCTTCTAGTGTACGAATCTTGCTAAGTCCACTGGAAATTTTATTTCTTTGGGACATAAGAACATTCTTTGTGCTCAATGGCAAACTTGCCTCTTCCAAAACATCATCATATTCATCTAAGGCAGCCTTTTCTCCCCTTATCGCCTCTTCCAACATGGACTCTGCATCGTCTGCAGAAAATAGAGATTTAACATCCATCCAGGTTCTGTGAAGTGATCCAGTAATACTGCCACCTTTTTCAACCTCCTGACCAAAACTTCTAATCTCTGATTTTAATTCGTGTCCAAAATCATAACGCTCCTGTGCCTTTTGATTGAAATAAGATTGTAGAGCAGAATTATCAGCATTTTCAGCTGCTTTCTTAAATCCTTTCTCAGCATCATAAGTCCGTTCTAACAATTCATTTAATTTATTACCGACATTTTCTGTGTAAGTACTCATAATTAGTTTATTTATATGTTATCGGATCGTAATTCATGAATATTTTCCGATTAATATTCGCTTTATAGCATTACAAGAACAAATGTATTAGGTAGTTTTTAGCTCAATTGTTTGAAATAATTCAAACATTAACTCTTTCAGTTTTAACGTTTTATTAAGCATTTAACATTAAAATCACGCTAATTGTCGATGGACAAAGGAATTGAAAAAAATGATTGAATGGGCATTAAGAATTTCCTAAGGATAATTTCGGAAACCGTTAACAAATTTGCTAGGCTATTATTTAGCCTTCAAACTGAAATGGATCAAAATCTTTAATGATTTTTAAAACAGCTTGTTCTGACAAACTAAAATTTGGAAGTTCCTTTTCATCTTTTTCTACTCGGGAAAAGACCTTAAACATCCTACCATTATAATAAGAAGAAACTACGGCAGGATGCACATAATAGTTTCGAGTAACATTTCTGGTGTTACCTAATGATTTAGCCGCAACATCATAGGCTGATAAAACATTCTTTTTTGAGACTGATTCATCTTCTGATGGCCCCATTTCCATTAGAGTTTCAAAAAATATTATTGTGGCTGCCCAAGTTCTAAAGTCCTTAGCCGTGAAAGAAGCTCCGGCCAATTGTTGAATATAAGCATTTATCATGGAGCTATCTACTGAACGCCTTTCACCCTCCTCATCATAATATTTAAAAAGTTCCCATCCCGGAATCTCTTGGCTTTTATTTATCAATCGCACTAATTTCTTGTTTCTCAAAGTAATTTTGTGCTCCTTGCCCTTTTTCCCAACGAACTCAAAACGAATCTTGGTTCCGTTTAAATTAACATGCTTTTTACGTAGGGTAGAAAGTCCGTAGGTTTTATTTCGTTTTGCATACTGTTGGTTGCCTATACGGATGTGGGTTTCTTCTAGCAACTTAACAACTAGTGCTAGAACTTTTTCCCTAC belongs to Aegicerativicinus sediminis and includes:
- a CDS encoding SOS response-associated peptidase family protein — encoded protein: MFYKLSNIAEGGELEKQFGIPLEYPELYSKQPIINGLNEENLLVILQDKPQVLSIAIWGILPENFNDDWQMFQNVSNTLNLEAETLKHDRWYCDALYERRCLIIVSGYFATLLSKGKLYPYYVYKKSKKPFCLAGIYNRLSDGFVTCSIIISRNLGVKRSVVDIFNEGPIILDEHTSEKWLSYDISQEEIEEIINRPAQTELNAHPIAKEFYKNDIIYNGILDPVNYRNIPAKI
- a CDS encoding helix-turn-helix domain-containing protein, yielding MKNSPIPSELLSFSKALNSDIREQYGIYDLNVPEKLGQGTVRCVAFDKYITAIDLNINLNKEQNIPLITPKEDAVYFIYCLDGNCFINSEANDRLQLDKLKTAVIMNRQDFEHALILGKDFNLKLNIVVVDKKHYFKKFLNGYYHSNIKLEKLLESFDTLKKDVHLGAYNLKITEQIRLLQFEDRANDITDLLYLEGIYHLILAYHIEQFYQEIQEEEKFSKLTNTELQQIGLLSEFIISRPEIQHSIDSLCRKAGMSPAKLQDGFKYLHGKTVLNYIRSVRLDKADQLLRDSDLNISEIVYSIGFTSRSYFCKIFKQKYRCTPKAYRKMVRNKTLEKKVLEELLD
- a CDS encoding ferritin-like domain-containing protein: MSTYTENVGNKLNELLERTYDAEKGFKKAAENADNSALQSYFNQKAQERYDFGHELKSEIRSFGQEVEKGGSITGSLHRTWMDVKSLFSADDAESMLEEAIRGEKAALDEYDDVLEEASLPLSTKNVLMSQRNKISSGLSKIRTLEDLRD
- a CDS encoding DNA topoisomerase IB yields the protein MPSVIKPKFSKRLIKKLFSEPELAVEKINLVYTTERQLSIERIKIRKSFQYKLKDNIIDEPEQIERFNSLVIPPAWEKVKISHLENGHLQATGRDEKQRKQYRYHPIWNKIRNQTKFYRMSEFGLILPALREAVERDLRQKNWGREKVLALVVKLLEETHIRIGNQQYAKRNKTYGLSTLRKKHVNLNGTKIRFEFVGKKGKEHKITLRNKKLVRLINKSQEIPGWELFKYYDEEGERRSVDSSMINAYIQQLAGASFTAKDFRTWAATIIFFETLMEMGPSEDESVSKKNVLSAYDVAAKSLGNTRNVTRNYYVHPAVVSSYYNGRMFKVFSRVEKDEKELPNFSLSEQAVLKIIKDFDPFQFEG